Within Lagopus muta isolate bLagMut1 chromosome 1, bLagMut1 primary, whole genome shotgun sequence, the genomic segment ggaaggaaggaaggaaggaaggaaggaaggaaggaaggaaggaaggaaggaaggaagagagaaaggaagagagaaagagagaaaggaagaggaaggagagaaaggaagaaagaaaggaagaaagaaagaaagaaagaaagaaagaaagaaagaaagaaagaaagaaagaaagaaagaaagaaagaaagaaagaaagaaagaaagaaagaagaagaaagaaagaaagaaagaaagaaagaaagaaagaaagaaagaaagaaagaaagagaagaaagaaagaaagaaagaaagaagaaagaaagaaagaaagaaagaaagaaaagaaagaaaagaaagaaagaaagaaagaaagaagaagaagaaagaaagaaagaaagaaagaaagaaagaaagaaagaaagaaagaaagaaagaaggagggagggaaggagggagagggaaagaggaaaaaagagaaaaggaagaagggcagggggcagaaagaaggaaaggaagaattaGCAATTCCGTTGGTGATTGCCACGCAGAGCAAACTTTGGTTTCCCCGCACGGGAGCGGAAGGGAAATGCACAATTCCAGTAGACTGTGGGGGGGAGATGAGGGGGAGGAACTGTGTGGGAACCGATAGCCCCTGACTGCCTCAAACCAGTGTCCGTCACCGGGGTTATTCTGGAGGGAAGCCGCTAATAACGGGGAGGTAACGGAGCGAGGCCGAAAGCGGAGGGGGTCTCCGCACGGGACCTCGGCCACGGACGGGGGGACATCGgcggggcagcgcggggccggggccgggacAGCCACAGGTGCGGCCGCTCTGAGAGCCGCCCCGCTCCTGCCCCGGCGATCCGTGCGCGCTGCGGGAGGTGCGGAGAGGGGAGgcgggagaggaggagggaggaggagaaggaggaggaggaggaggaggaggaaggggggggagaCAGCTGATGCCTGTCAAAGCCGCAGCCGCCGCGCTCTCGCGAGAGCGCCGCCCGGCTGTAGCCACGGGATGCGGGGCTCAGGTGCGCGCAGAGCGCAGCGCAGCGCGCCCGGCGCCGGGCAGCGGCAGGCAGCGGAGTGAGCGGCGGGGGCCGGAGGGAGCCTCACCACCCGCCCAGCCCAGcgcagcccggcccggccccgggcGGCTGCCTGCGGCGGGAGGGAGAGGGCAGAGCGCCGGAGAGCACTTTTCGCCCTACTTGAGGAGTGTTTGTGGATTTACATGCCAAGCCTTCAAGATGATGTCGATGAACAGCAAGCAGCCGCATTTTGCCATGCATCCCACCCTACCTGAGCACAAGTACCCCTCGCTGCACTCCAGCTCGGAAGCGATCCGGAGAGCGTGTCTGCCAACGCCGCCGGTAAGGGACGGGCGGGCTCCGGCTCCCCTTGCccccttctctcctctcttctttctctgctctcttctttctctccttccttctttctttctttccttccttctctctctctttctctctccctcctcccccccccgtTCCCCTCTCTCTCCTGGTTGCTGCATGTCTGTGTATGTGCATTAATAAAAAAACCGCTGCGAGGCACATTCTGACAAGCGGCgcttaatgtttttttcatgtcttcCCCTGCAATCATCGGAGCGCTGTGATCTTTTTTGAAAGCGGCGTTCGCGCGGCGCTCCGACTTCAGCCGCTCTCCGCGTTCCTTTCTGTCACCCGGCCTCTGCGAGGGAGTGCGCGGTGCGTGCGTGGCACCGTTCCTGGCTGAGAGTTACAGATCcgtttcttctcttttctctccttccttttccccttttatttctcacatttatttcttcccctCACACCCTGTCCACCCTTCTCCCCTCTCTGCTCCGTCTTCGGCTCTCCCCCTCGCCACATGCCTCCCATCATTCCGCCCTCTGTCCCCTCTCTGTCGCCCCTTATTCCCTTTCCCCGCCGCCTCTCCCCGGCCCCCTGCCGTCCCCGCTCTGTTCTGTGTCCCCGCAGCTGCAGAGTAACCTCTTCGCCAGCCTCGATGAGACTCTGCTGGCTCGGGCCGAGGCTTTGGCCGCCGTCGACATCGCCGTGTCGCAGGGCAAGAGCCACCCCTTCAAGCCGGACGCCACGTATCACACCATGAACAGCGTCCCCtgcacctccacctccaccgtGCCCCTGgcgcaccaccaccaccaccaccaccaccatcaccaccaggCGCTGGAGCCCGGCGACCTCCTGGAGCACATCACCCTCGCCCTCCCTGGCGCTCATTGCCCGGCGGCGCCggcggaggaggcggcggcggcggccacgacggggcgggcggcggaggcggcgggggaggcggcggagggggcggcggcggagggggcggcggaggcggcggccTCATCTCCAGCTCGGCGCACCCGCACCCGCACATGCACGGCCCTGGGCCACCTCTCGCACCCGGCCGCCATGAACATGCCGTCGGGGCTGCCGCACCCGGGGCTGGTGGCCGCGCACCACGGCGCGGCAGGGCAGGTGGCCTCGGCGGCGGCCGTGGTGGGAGCGGCGGGGCTGGCCTCCATCTGCGACTCGGACACGGACCCGCGGGAGCTGGAGGCCTTCGCCGAGCGCTTCAAGCAGCGCCGCATCAAGCTGGGGGTGACTCAGGCCGACGTGGGCTCGGCGCTGGCCAACCTGAAGATCCCGGGAGTGGGCTCGCTCAGCCAGAGCACCATCTGCCGCTTCGAGTCGCTGACGCTGTCGCACAACAACATGATCGCCCTCAAGCCCATTCTGCAGGCCTGGCTGGAGGAGGCCGAGGGCGCCCAGCGGGAAAAAATGAACAAGCCCGAGCTCTTCAATGGGGGCGAGAAGAAGCGCAAGCGGACTTCCATCGCCGCCCCCGGAGAAGCGCTCCCTGGAGGCGTACTTCGCCGTCCAACCCCGGCCCTCCTCCGAGAAGATCGCTGCCATTGCCGAGAAATTGGACCTCAAAAAGAACGTGGTGCGGGTTTGGTTTTGCAACcagagacagaagcagaaacGGATGAAATTTTCCGCCACCTATTAGGGGGAGGGGTCGGGGGAGGGCGCGGGGGGACCGAGGGACGGTGCCGGAGTGACTGCGGGGAGCAGAGGGGGGGAGCGGGGCAGCGCCGTCGATGATTCGCACCGAGAGGCGCCGGGACGGCCCCAGAGGACGGAGGGGGGGTGGCTGAGACTGCCGTGGGGCCGCAGCCCCTTCCCCTCTGCCCCCTTCCctactccccccccccctcccccccgccccgGCAGAAGGAACAGCACCGCCACGCACCGACGGTACCCGCAGCAACCACGAACCCGGCACCGAGTCCCAgctttcagcaggaaaacaaaacagagccaCGACCCGAGGGCGGAACTGTCGGTGACGATGCTAcgtttgctttggtttgggcctcttttcattactttggtttctttcccttttccctttgcttGAGAGATGAGTACGGCGGTGCTttggtggggaggggagggccgGTTGGGTCGGGGATGGATTTAGTGggtttggatttatttttattattaatttatttattaattaatttatttttttttccttgaatgcGCTTTTTCGCGAGGCTTTGCCCACGGCTCTgtctgtgctgagagctgagagcCGCCGCGCCCCTTTGTGCTGTTCCTCCCTCTGTGCGGTTCCTCTCTCCCTGTACCGCCCCCCCCGGACCCGGTCCCTGTGGGATAGGGCTGTGGAggggggggatgggaggggagcgGACAGGGGGTCCACTCGCGGGGTGAGCGCAGCTCCGTGCGGCCGTGATTCTGTCGGCcccctccctctgctcccattcGGTCCCACTGCGTTGGGACAGGGACGGCCCTGGAGTGCTGTAAGGGTTTGGGGGCAATAGCATCGGATGGGTGGGACGGGGGAAACGAGGGGGGCAGAGTGGCGTTCGTTTCCTAGGGGCTGCGGGCAAAAGGAACAACACAATTTGGGTTGAAAAGTCGTTTAGTGGGAGTAGCAACCGTTGAGTAGGGGATGGGTTTTGGGTGAGTGTATGccggggaggggagaggggaggggggtcGGTTTGCACTGTGACAGCCTCCCGGATTGCAGGCGGTAGTATTCTGCAATCCCGATGCTGACACCAATAGTCAGGGTGCAGCGTTACGCgattgaaaaagtaaaatagaacGAAACAATCAGACCTCGTTAGGTAGGACTGAGCGCAGGAGCCGGGGCAGGGGCCGGCTGCTCGCATCTGAGCAGGCAGGAATCCCTGAAAACaagccccccctcccccctccccccccgccttccttccccccctccacacacacatacacacccCGTCCCTCCCCAtttaaaactaaacaaacaatAGCCTGAAATCGTGCATGCCCCGAAcgaggaaaagaggaaacaagGCACAGAGAGAGCCATGGCAGAGCTTCGgcgttatttatttatttaactatttattttattatgatgatgattaatattaatataattattatGATTTGGTGTATCATTGTTTGCAGCGCAAACATTCTATGCATTCTGAAACTGAGCACTAACTAGAATAGCGTCTGGTAGAACCTTTGTGGATGGTGTGATCTCACAGTCTGACTGCCTGTTTTCACCGGGGACACCAACATTCTTGTCACGTTCTTGTATTTAGATTtaaaagaggggggaaaaaagtaaaaaaaaaaaaaaaaaaaaaaagaaaaaaaaaaagagagagcgagagagagaagaaagacgattgtaaatattttctttaatgcacagaaaacaaacaaacaaacaaaaaggttaCAAACTGCAACCACGTGTGGATCCTGAGATGTCTCACGAATACGCTGTCCGTGTGCGTCTGCTGAGCTTTCTCCTTGGTTGTGTCCTTactctgtttctttcatttctatcaAAAGTATTTCCGTATGCCAAAATACAACGGGGAGATGCGTCCCAGCATACTTACACATAGAACAAACGTGGAAACAGAATAGTTATTATTGGGTGcattgaaaaaataatcataatagTAGTATTTCTGAGACACGGCTGCTAAATTGAAGGTACGGCCGCGGGCCGATGGGAGTAATtctaccaaaaagaaaatagtgagAGATGTATTTTTCTGCTAAATCCAGAAATCC encodes:
- the POU4F1 gene encoding LOW QUALITY PROTEIN: POU domain, class 4, transcription factor 1 (The sequence of the model RefSeq protein was modified relative to this genomic sequence to represent the inferred CDS: inserted 2 bases in 1 codon; deleted 3 bases in 3 codons), translating into MMSMNSKQPHFAMHPTLPEHKYPSLHSSSEAIRRACLPTPPLQSNLFASLDETLLARAEALAAVDIAVSQGKSHPFKPDATYHTMNSVPCTSTSTVPLAHHHHHHHHHHHQALEPGDLLEHITSPSLALIAXGGAGGGGGGGGHDGAGGGGGGGGGGGGGGGGGGGGGGLISSSAHPHPHMHALGHLSHPAAMNMPSGLPHPGLVAAHHGAAGQVASAAAVVGAAGLASICDSDTDPRELEAFAERFKQRRIKLGVTQADVGSALANLKIPGVGSLSQSTICRFESLTLSHNNMIALKPILQAWLEEAEGAQREKMNKPELFNGGEKKRKRTSIAAPEKRSLEAYFAVQPRPSSEKIAAIAEKLDLKKNVVRVWFCNQRQKQKRMKFSATY